The Filimonas lacunae genomic sequence GCATGCAGTGTGTTTTCACTGCCCGAAAAAGTAATATCATCCGCATAGCGGGTATACGTGTATTGGTGTTTAGCGGCCACACCCTGCATACGCTGATCTAAATGGTGGCAAAGAATATTGGTGATCACCGGGCTGCCTGGTGCGCCTTGTGGCAACACGCGTTGCCCCTTTTGCACAAAGTAGTTGCGGCCATCAATGCTTATTTCCTGTGTAACAGGTTCGGTGCATAACAACGACAGCACGGTGGCTATTTTTTCGGAATAACCCAGTTTTACAAACACGCCCTTTACACGGGCAAAATGTATAGAAGGAAAGAAATCTTTTACGTCGATGTTAATCACCACTTCTTTATCCAGGTGCGGCCTGGCATTGGTGACGATAGATTTATCTGCTACAAAACCATTGGCTGCAGCATGCACGGGTATGCGCGCGAGTATATTGTTCAGTATCCAGTACTGGCTGTTTTTCAACCGTGGCATGGGAGCAGCGATCAGCCTTTTGCCGCCGCTTTTCTTAGGCAGGTAAAATTTGCGGTAATGGTTAACAGTAGATACTCTGCGCGAGAAGGCCAGAAAATGCAGCTCTTGTAACGCAATGCCCATATACTCTGCCAACTGCTTTTCGGTTGTGATAACAGGCAGTTCTTTTTCGCACAATAAAGCTTCGTTGGTATCGGTGTAATGCAGGCCGGCCGATACGCCTTCGCCCAGGTATAGTATTTCCTGTTGCTTGCGGGCGCGCCAGGCTTCTGCTTTTTCGTAACGTTTTTGTTCCCGCTTCTTCTTATTCTCTTCGCGTTTTTGCCTGGCTTCGGCCATGCGTTTTAAACGCATTTCTTTCAGCACCGCTTCCCTATTATTAAACTTCCTGTTTTGGGCCAGCAACTGGTTCAGCTCTTTTTCCAGCGATGCTTCTTTATTGATCAAAGCTTCGCTTACAGCACTGGCTCCGTCTTTCACGCTCCAGAACCCCAGGCGTTTCATTTCGCTGAGAATGTATGACTCTTTGGAGCTGGACCGTATGCGGTCGTAGATTTGCTGGCGGGTTAATCGGTTATCGGCCATGATGAGGTGTCATGCATAGCATGTTTAACAGAGAGATGGTAAGGCTGCCTTCGTGCCCGCCCGGGACCAGATTAATCAACGCCAGGCCGGGGGGTACCGTATCACTATTATGGCACACGGGGCCATCACTGATAATGGTGATACGGTACCCCCCGGCCATAGTAAAGATTACATTTGGTGATGCATGAGAAACTCATTGAACCAGAACGACGAAACATCGCTCATTCCTTTCGGAAGCAAGGTGCCTTTACTTTACCATCTCTCTGTCAAAGAACATGAACTATTGTGAACAAATATAAATGTTATTTCTAATTCATTATTACAAAAATTTACACGGGCTGTGCATTTGGAATGCGTGTGGCATTATAAGCCTGGCGCATTGCCAGCATATGTTCACAAGGGCCCTTGTATAGCTTATTGGCTACATAATAACTGCAGTCGCAAATGCCACTGGTTATTTTTTCATCTGCATCAATTTCCAGTTTAGGGTTATAGGTTTTGCGTTTGGCTTTTACCACGCCGCTTAATGCTATACCTCCTTCCGGGTTATCAGTAGCGGTAAACTTCACTTCCTGCTGTGTTAATAAAGCAGCCGCCATTTCTTCCCTTGGATTGCTAAAGCGCAACTGATCAAACGGCAACGGATCGCGGCTTAATTCGCGCAGGCGATACAGCCTGGCATTCATATCATAGATAACACGACCGGCTTGCGTGTAGGCACTTAATGCACCCGCCGCTTCTGCACTTTCCAGGCCCAGCTTAGCAGCGATGTCAGCAGCCGTGCCCAGCCAGTCGTTTTTTAACTGATTAAACACTTTCACCTTTACATCATCTGTAACAGCCAGTCTTGGCGCCAGCAAATCAAAATTGCCGGCATGGCTCCAGTCGTTGGCAGTCCAGCCACTTAAACCTAACGTAAAATTCATATCGCCCAGGTCGGCCACATAAAAAGCAGGCAACCCGGTACCGGTTAAGTATACCGTAAACTTGCGGGCAACAGGTATTAACCTTTCCAGCACCAGCAATCTTCTGCGGCCCCATGTTCTTATTTCATGACGACTGTTGCCGGTGTAGATGCTTCTTTCGCACACAATGGTTTTGCCCCAGGGTTCAAACACAAGGGTAACAGGCTTGCCGGGTTCCAGTATATACCGTAACGAACGCGGGCCTGATTTTTCCTGAAACCGGCGCAGCAACAGGCAAATGCTGTGAATATCCATCGGATGCAAATCAAACTGCACCGCGGCCATGGTCATGGCACTGCTTACCTGTAAAAAGCCACGCACCCAGCTATCAGGCACATCAATCTTTACTTCCTTAAAGCTTTCTTCATCGGTGGTTTGCACCGCAAAGCCGGAAGGATCTATTTTCAGTTCGGTTTCTTTATAGTCCCGTATCTTCTGAAACTCTTCATACAAAGCAGCGGAATAATCTACATTGGTAGTGCCGCATTTAAAATCGTCCAGCTGTGTAAACACATTGTAGTTACAGCCCAGCTTGCCGTAGGTAGATTCGTCCTGGCTAAAGCATTCAAAAAACAACTCGTCCGGATGAATGGTAATTACCGGGTCTAATACAAACCAGGCATCTTTATCGTTGGCATAGAGATAATCGAAATACTTTTTAGTGGCTTTGCGGTAAGGCCCCAACAGCATTTCCTTTTCGTTGCGCACCTCCCGTAAAGCAGCCTGCACCTCACTGATTCTGGCCTGTGCTGCTTTTTCATCATAGCCCGCCATGTACTCTGCCAGAAACAGCGATTCGTTCTGCGCCGCCCATTCTTTATAGGCCGTTTTATCTTTAGGCTTAAAACGCAAATCACTTACTACAACATCGTGCAGTGCCGAAATGGCTTCTCTGAAAGCCACTTTTTTATGCAGCTTGCCCACAAACCAAGCGCTTTCGCGCAGGGTGTCGGGAACAAACGACATGCCCGTCATATAAGACGTGCTGCTAACCGTAGAAGAACCTGCAAACCGGTAATTGAACAACATATTACTGCTGTGTTTTAATAAATAATGCTAACTGCTATATGGCCTGGCGCATTGCTGTTTCTTTCACCAGCAAAGGCGAGCTGATAGCATATAATGAGGTTAGCTGTAATAATATTTCTATACATTTTGCTTTATCGCCAATAGCGGCTGTTGCCGAGATATCGGATAACAGCGTTGCCACCAGCTTTGCCGCTTCTTCGTTTTTACGGC encodes the following:
- a CDS encoding reverse transcriptase family protein — protein: MADNRLTRQQIYDRIRSSSKESYILSEMKRLGFWSVKDGASAVSEALINKEASLEKELNQLLAQNRKFNNREAVLKEMRLKRMAEARQKREENKKKREQKRYEKAEAWRARKQQEILYLGEGVSAGLHYTDTNEALLCEKELPVITTEKQLAEYMGIALQELHFLAFSRRVSTVNHYRKFYLPKKSGGKRLIAAPMPRLKNSQYWILNNILARIPVHAAANGFVADKSIVTNARPHLDKEVVINIDVKDFFPSIHFARVKGVFVKLGYSEKIATVLSLLCTEPVTQEISIDGRNYFVQKGQRVLPQGAPGSPVITNILCHHLDQRMQGVAAKHQYTYTRYADDITFSGSENTLHAQALLWRIKKIVQEEGFTVHPDKVHVMRKGARQEVTGVVVNKQLGIQREKLRQFRALLHNIKVKGWENAQWGNGNIISSILGYINYIKMIDPAKAAVFQQQVNVLFQQPGFSAIQQQVQPQASAAATTHDPTTNPQPAPGKGTEGDENWWKVV